A single Candidatus Limnocylindrales bacterium DNA region contains:
- the glp gene encoding gephyrin-like molybdotransferase Glp, whose translation MKPFLRLLTTEQAYEQLALVEPLGTETVSSRACLGRVLAEPVTAREDVPHFFRSNMDGFAVRAQDTYAASDTSSVALELIGEVAMGALAVEPIRPGCALRVSTGAMMPPGADAVVLVEHTEEIGGRILIRSAVVPGASTIAIGEDLRCGDPVLEAGHRIRGSDVGVITGVGRSHVVVRKVPRVGVAATGDEIVEPEDELPPGRVRNVNQYLLASMARSLGASVTDYGVVRDDEAALRSLLERARAECDVLIVSGGSSMGSKDLVLGSVSGAEQAQVVFHGIAIAPGKPTMLARIGPLAILGVPGNPSAAAVVFTLFGSTLIRVREGEPLARILARRPRVRARLTENLSSTPGREDYVRVRLEQAGDDELLRARPLRGKSVTISTIARADALLRIPRSSEGLSAGTEVEVLLF comes from the coding sequence ATGAAGCCGTTCCTGCGGCTCCTGACCACCGAGCAGGCCTACGAGCAACTCGCGCTCGTCGAGCCGCTCGGGACCGAGACCGTTTCGAGCCGCGCCTGCCTCGGCCGGGTCCTGGCCGAGCCCGTGACGGCACGCGAGGACGTTCCGCATTTCTTCCGATCCAACATGGACGGCTTCGCCGTTCGCGCGCAGGACACCTACGCCGCCTCCGACACCAGCTCGGTCGCTCTCGAGCTGATCGGCGAGGTGGCGATGGGCGCTCTTGCGGTCGAGCCGATCCGCCCGGGCTGCGCCCTGCGCGTGTCCACCGGGGCGATGATGCCGCCGGGCGCCGATGCCGTGGTTCTGGTCGAGCACACCGAGGAGATCGGCGGGCGCATTCTCATCCGAAGCGCGGTCGTCCCGGGCGCCAGCACCATCGCCATCGGCGAGGACCTGCGGTGTGGCGACCCGGTGCTGGAGGCCGGTCATCGCATCCGCGGCAGCGACGTCGGCGTCATCACCGGCGTGGGCCGCAGCCACGTCGTCGTGCGCAAGGTGCCGCGCGTCGGCGTTGCCGCCACCGGCGATGAGATCGTCGAGCCCGAGGACGAGCTGCCGCCGGGGCGGGTGCGCAACGTCAACCAGTACCTGCTGGCATCGATGGCGCGGTCGCTCGGCGCGAGCGTCACCGACTACGGCGTGGTGCGAGACGACGAAGCGGCGCTGCGGTCCCTGCTCGAGCGCGCGCGCGCCGAATGCGACGTCCTCATCGTATCGGGCGGCAGCTCGATGGGAAGCAAGGACCTCGTTCTCGGATCCGTCTCGGGCGCCGAGCAGGCGCAGGTCGTCTTTCACGGCATCGCCATCGCGCCCGGCAAGCCGACCATGCTGGCGCGGATCGGCCCGCTGGCGATCCTCGGCGTGCCGGGCAATCCGTCGGCGGCTGCCGTCGTCTTCACGTTGTTCGGCAGCACATTGATTCGCGTTCGCGAGGGCGAGCCTCTGGCTCGCATCCTTGCCCGGCGGCCGCGCGTGCGCGCGCGCCTGACGGAAAACCTTTCCTCGACGCCGGGCCGTGAGGACTACGTGCGCGTGCGGCTCGAGCAGGCAGGCGACGACGAGCTGCTGCGCGCGCGGCCGCTGCGCGGCAAGTCGGTGACGATCTCGACCATCGCGCGCGCAGACGCACTTCTTCGCATTCCGCGCTCGAGCGAAGGCCTGTCGGCCGGCACCGAAGTGGAGGTGCTGCTGTTTTGA
- a CDS encoding carbon-nitrogen hydrolase family protein → MKSFLAAAIQLHAGTDKAANVDAACRWIEEAAGAGAELIALPEVFAWRGPLDLEHEQAEPIPGPTSDRMAELARRLRVHLVAGSILELAAGQERPFNTSVVYGPDGERLAVYRKIHLFDIDIPGRVTVRESATRARGNEIVTVATGLGRIGLAICYDLRFPELFRRLCEAGAEIVVMPSAFTRPTGQAHWEALVRARAIENQLFMIAPNQFGRSSGGIEDYGNSLLVDPWGKVLARGEDDGAGFVMARFEAEVIDRVRQELPCLEHRRLQT, encoded by the coding sequence ATGAAGTCGTTCCTTGCAGCCGCCATTCAGCTCCACGCCGGCACGGACAAGGCCGCCAACGTCGACGCGGCGTGCCGCTGGATCGAGGAGGCGGCGGGTGCCGGAGCCGAGCTGATCGCGCTGCCCGAGGTCTTCGCGTGGCGCGGGCCGCTCGACCTCGAGCACGAGCAGGCCGAGCCCATTCCCGGTCCAACCTCCGACCGCATGGCCGAGCTGGCGCGGCGCCTGCGCGTGCACCTGGTGGCAGGGTCGATCCTGGAACTCGCGGCGGGCCAGGAGCGGCCGTTCAACACCTCGGTGGTCTATGGACCGGATGGCGAGCGCCTGGCGGTCTATCGGAAGATCCACCTTTTCGACATCGACATTCCCGGCCGCGTGACGGTGCGGGAGTCGGCCACCCGCGCGCGCGGCAACGAGATCGTCACCGTCGCCACCGGCCTCGGGCGCATCGGGCTGGCGATCTGCTACGACCTGCGCTTCCCCGAGTTGTTCCGCCGCCTGTGCGAGGCGGGCGCCGAGATCGTGGTCATGCCGTCGGCGTTCACGCGGCCGACCGGGCAGGCGCACTGGGAAGCGCTGGTTCGGGCGCGTGCGATCGAGAACCAGCTCTTCATGATCGCGCCCAATCAGTTCGGGCGCTCCAGCGGCGGCATCGAAGACTACGGAAACTCGCTTCTCGTGGATCCCTGGGGCAAGGTCCTCGCTCGGGGCGAGGACGACGGCGCGGGCTTCGTGATGGCCCGCTTCGAAGCCGAGGTAATCGACCGCGTACGGCAAGAGCTTCCATGTCTGGAGCACCGAAGGCTGCAAACATGA
- a CDS encoding polyhydroxyalkanoate synthesis regulator DNA-binding domain-containing protein — protein sequence MATEREIRRYTNRKLYDKQQSRYVTLDDIAAMVRQGEEVRVIDNETKEDLTAVTFAQIILEEEKRKTHLVSVPFLRKLIRSGEAAVQDLSDRASRAITELGGLTGSVSDRVREVVDEGGRAVEEAIEESRGFIDDLLGLPQRRLESLREEARKQVDWIRQSPSLQREIERLEKSIHSIEQMLARLRAGEDEESIRASQAAAENGHRTVVDDEVAAGDVDTTSEAGDSTIEERRKAEG from the coding sequence ATGGCGACTGAAAGGGAAATCCGCCGATACACGAACCGCAAGCTGTATGACAAGCAGCAGTCTCGTTATGTCACCTTGGACGACATCGCGGCGATGGTGCGCCAGGGCGAGGAAGTGCGCGTCATCGATAACGAGACCAAAGAGGATCTGACGGCCGTCACCTTCGCCCAGATCATCCTGGAGGAGGAGAAAAGAAAGACGCATCTCGTCTCGGTTCCCTTCTTGCGAAAGCTGATCCGCTCGGGCGAGGCGGCGGTGCAGGACCTCAGCGACAGGGCCTCGCGCGCCATCACCGAGCTCGGCGGGCTGACAGGCAGCGTCAGCGACCGCGTCCGTGAAGTGGTCGACGAGGGCGGACGCGCCGTGGAAGAGGCCATCGAGGAGAGCCGCGGCTTCATCGATGACCTGCTCGGACTTCCGCAGCGTCGCCTCGAGAGCCTTCGGGAGGAGGCGCGCAAGCAGGTGGACTGGATCCGCCAGTCGCCGTCGCTCCAGCGCGAGATCGAGCGGCTCGAAAAGAGCATCCACAGCATCGAACAGATGCTGGCGCGCCTGCGCGCCGGCGAGGACGAAGAGAGCATCCGTGCGTCGCAGGCCGCCGCCGAGAACGGCCATCGTACCGTCGTCGACGACGAGGTCGCTGCGGGCGACGTGGACACCACCAGCGAAGCTGGCGATTCCACCATCGAGGAGCGGCGCAAGGCCGAAGGCTGA
- a CDS encoding Fur family transcriptional regulator — MERLEKFREFIRERGLKSTRQRDEIASWFFGHKGHLSADQIYREVKELHPGIGFSTVYRTMKLLVEAGLVSERHFSDAEALYENVVGHHDHCICTSCGKIIEFENERIEELQRSVAEKHGFLLKSHKMELYGLCQTCRVREP, encoded by the coding sequence ATGGAAAGGCTGGAGAAGTTTCGCGAGTTCATCCGCGAGCGCGGACTGAAGTCGACGCGCCAGCGCGACGAGATCGCGAGCTGGTTCTTCGGCCACAAGGGACATCTCAGCGCCGATCAGATCTACCGGGAGGTCAAGGAGCTCCACCCCGGCATCGGCTTCTCCACGGTCTACAGGACCATGAAGCTGCTGGTGGAGGCGGGCCTGGTGTCCGAACGCCATTTCAGCGACGCCGAGGCGCTCTACGAGAACGTCGTCGGCCACCACGACCACTGCATCTGCACCTCATGCGGCAAGATCATCGAGTTCGAGAACGAGAGAATCGAGGAGCTCCAGCGGTCGGTGGCCGAGAAGCACGGCTTCCTGCTCAAGAGCCACAAGATGGAACTGTACGGCCTCTGCCAGACGTGCCGGGTCCGCGAACCGTAG
- a CDS encoding TatD family hydrolase: MTSRAPAVGLVDTHCHLTDPRFDDDRQEVISRALEAGLTHIVAVGGGGPIEASEAAAELARTNRLLRSTAGIHPHDASTYDDATEGRIEALLEQPQVVAVGETGLDYYYEHSPKMAQCEALSRHVALALRFDKPIVLHCRDAEADMRAVLTREAPGGVRGVVHCFTGTYEDARWYIDYGLVVSFSGILTFPKSASLRETASRLPLDRLMVETDSPYLAPVPHRGKRNEPAYVAHVAAMLASACGTSVERVIEATAVNAASLFALT, encoded by the coding sequence ATGACGTCTCGCGCGCCCGCCGTCGGCCTCGTCGATACGCACTGTCATCTGACCGACCCGCGCTTCGATGATGATCGCCAGGAGGTCATCTCGCGGGCGCTGGAAGCGGGGCTGACGCACATCGTGGCCGTAGGGGGCGGCGGTCCCATCGAGGCCAGCGAAGCGGCGGCCGAGCTGGCACGGACGAACCGGCTGCTGCGGTCGACCGCCGGCATCCATCCTCACGATGCCTCCACGTATGACGATGCCACCGAAGGCCGCATCGAGGCGCTCCTCGAGCAGCCGCAGGTCGTGGCCGTGGGAGAGACCGGCCTCGACTACTATTACGAGCACAGCCCGAAGATGGCTCAATGTGAGGCACTGTCCCGGCACGTGGCACTGGCCCTGCGCTTCGACAAGCCGATCGTCCTTCACTGCCGCGATGCGGAGGCCGACATGCGCGCCGTGCTCACGCGCGAAGCGCCCGGCGGCGTGCGCGGCGTGGTTCATTGCTTCACCGGCACGTACGAAGATGCGCGCTGGTACATCGATTACGGGCTGGTCGTCTCGTTCTCGGGAATCTTAACATTCCCAAAATCAGCCTCGTTGCGGGAGACGGCCTCGCGATTGCCTCTGGATCGGTTGATGGTCGAGACCGATTCCCCTTATCTCGCGCCGGTCCCGCACCGCGGAAAACGCAATGAGCCAGCATACGTAGCGCACGTCGCGGCCATGCTCGCGTCGGCTTGCGGCACCTCGGTGGAACGAGTGATCGAAGCCACCGCGGTCAACGCCGCATCGCTGTTCGCCCTGACGTGA
- the metG gene encoding methionine--tRNA ligase gives MADRIELTTPLYYVNAAPHLGHTYTTVVVDTLARFHRSMGRDVFFLTGTDEHGDKIAQAAEAGGKAPREYADDVSALFRSTWNTCGIAYDHFVRTTDDYHVAFVREVLQKVYDAGDIYFGEYGGQYCTGCERFYTDRELVDGKCPDHQTVPQWIREENYFFRMSRYQQALLDHLEGNPDLIVPAGYRNEVLGLLREPIGDLCISRPKSRLTWGIELPFDDRYVCYVWFDALINYVSALRHAKGEGWERYWRCARHFIAKDILKPHAVFWPTMLMAAGLPVYERLYVHGYWNMGESKMSKSLGNVIRPLEMRERFGMDGFRYFLLREMAFGSDASFTEDAFVTRFNADLSNGAGNLVSRVLSMQHKYFDGRIQPIGEETERAADVALEQAFLEAEKRAVAALEKAAFHVALEEIWKAVAACDKYVVETSPFKLWKDERERPRVGAILHVLCDALRHLARLIAPFMPETSAAIAGLLRADPGQLAEAPAPWRRTFRAGHQVGEPQPLFPRIEVPKA, from the coding sequence ATGGCCGACCGCATCGAGCTGACGACCCCTCTCTACTACGTCAACGCCGCGCCGCATCTTGGCCACACCTACACGACCGTCGTCGTCGACACGCTGGCGCGCTTCCACCGCTCGATGGGCCGCGACGTCTTCTTCCTGACCGGCACCGACGAGCACGGCGACAAGATCGCGCAGGCCGCCGAGGCCGGCGGCAAGGCGCCGCGGGAGTACGCGGACGACGTGTCCGCACTGTTCCGCTCGACGTGGAACACCTGCGGCATCGCCTACGATCACTTCGTGCGCACCACCGACGACTACCACGTGGCCTTCGTGCGCGAGGTCCTTCAGAAGGTCTACGACGCCGGCGACATCTACTTCGGCGAGTACGGCGGCCAGTACTGCACCGGCTGCGAGCGGTTCTACACCGACCGCGAGCTGGTCGACGGCAAGTGCCCCGACCATCAGACGGTGCCGCAGTGGATCCGCGAGGAGAACTACTTCTTCCGCATGAGCCGCTATCAGCAGGCCCTCCTCGATCACCTCGAGGGCAACCCCGACCTCATCGTTCCGGCGGGGTATCGCAACGAGGTGCTGGGCCTGCTGCGCGAGCCGATCGGCGACCTGTGCATCTCGCGCCCCAAGAGCCGTCTGACCTGGGGCATCGAGCTGCCCTTCGACGACCGCTACGTCTGCTACGTCTGGTTCGACGCGCTCATCAACTACGTCAGCGCCTTGCGGCATGCCAAGGGCGAAGGCTGGGAGCGCTACTGGCGCTGCGCGCGCCACTTCATCGCCAAGGACATCCTCAAGCCGCACGCCGTCTTCTGGCCGACGATGCTGATGGCAGCCGGCCTGCCCGTCTACGAGAGGCTCTACGTGCACGGCTACTGGAACATGGGCGAGTCGAAGATGTCCAAGTCGCTCGGCAACGTGATCCGGCCGCTCGAAATGCGCGAGCGCTTCGGCATGGACGGCTTCCGCTATTTCCTGCTGCGCGAGATGGCCTTCGGCTCCGATGCCTCGTTCACCGAGGACGCATTCGTCACCCGCTTCAACGCCGATCTGTCCAACGGCGCCGGAAACCTGGTCAGCCGCGTGCTGTCGATGCAGCACAAGTATTTCGACGGGCGCATCCAGCCCATCGGCGAGGAGACCGAGCGCGCGGCCGACGTCGCCCTGGAACAGGCGTTCCTGGAGGCCGAGAAGCGGGCGGTGGCCGCGCTCGAGAAGGCGGCGTTCCACGTCGCGCTCGAGGAGATCTGGAAGGCGGTGGCGGCGTGCGACAAGTACGTGGTCGAGACCTCGCCGTTCAAGCTGTGGAAGGACGAGCGCGAGCGTCCGCGGGTCGGCGCGATCCTGCACGTGCTGTGCGATGCGCTCCGCCACCTGGCGCGGCTGATCGCGCCGTTCATGCCCGAGACGTCGGCCGCCATCGCCGGGCTCCTGCGCGCCGACCCCGGGCAGCTGGCCGAGGCGCCGGCGCCGTGGCGGAGAACGTTCCGCGCCGGACACCAGGTCGGCGAGCCTCAACCCCTGTTCCCCCGCATCGAGGTGCCCAAGGCCTAG
- the tmk gene encoding dTMP kinase, translating to MALFITLEGIEGCGKSSQAKRIADHLTARGHEVVLTFEPGATPVTAGIRKLLADPANVLDATAELMLFLADRAQHVATVVRPALKDGKIVVCDRYSDSTLAYQGYGRGHDLDTLIGLNGFAAHGLTPDLTLWIDCDIGLGLGRAKRRAAGPGDRFEAEPLSFHQRIRDGFAALAGRFPERFVRIDGDLAEEEVGSCCIAAVDATLAARRIH from the coding sequence GTGGCGCTGTTCATCACCCTCGAAGGCATCGAAGGCTGCGGCAAATCGTCGCAGGCCAAACGCATAGCCGACCACCTTACCGCCCGTGGCCACGAGGTCGTGCTGACGTTCGAGCCCGGCGCCACTCCTGTTACGGCGGGCATCCGCAAGCTGCTGGCGGATCCGGCCAACGTCCTGGACGCCACCGCCGAGCTCATGCTGTTTCTGGCCGACCGGGCCCAGCACGTGGCAACGGTCGTGCGGCCGGCCCTGAAGGACGGAAAAATCGTGGTCTGCGACCGCTACAGCGACTCCACGCTCGCATACCAGGGCTACGGCCGCGGGCACGATCTCGATACGCTCATCGGCCTGAACGGCTTTGCCGCCCATGGCCTGACGCCCGACCTGACGCTGTGGATCGACTGCGACATCGGCCTCGGGCTGGGGCGCGCCAAGCGACGCGCCGCCGGCCCCGGCGATCGTTTCGAGGCCGAGCCGCTGAGCTTCCACCAGCGCATCCGTGATGGATTTGCCGCGCTCGCCGGCAGGTTCCCCGAGCGCTTCGTGCGCATCGATGGCGACCTGGCCGAAGAGGAAGTCGGCTCGTGCTGCATCGCCGCGGTCGACGCGACGCTCGCGGCGCGCCGCATCCACTGA
- a CDS encoding prepilin-type N-terminal cleavage/methylation domain-containing protein, producing MGNDDTDRPCNPIPNTQRHRRASMLRTRHRQRRASERGVTLLESVMALAVGGIAIAGIAAAMETGARIIHETRSAWLALDVARNALESRIGSPCAQAYECPPDFQCELATTPLASLSVDRVGVTVTAPPSPLRIRLDTLVRQPSCATG from the coding sequence ATGGGCAACGACGATACGGACCGTCCCTGCAATCCCATACCGAACACGCAGCGGCACCGACGCGCGAGCATGCTGCGGACCAGGCACCGACAGCGGCGCGCCAGCGAGCGCGGCGTCACTCTGCTCGAAAGCGTCATGGCACTTGCCGTCGGCGGCATCGCCATCGCTGGCATCGCCGCTGCCATGGAGACCGGCGCACGCATCATCCACGAAACCCGCTCGGCGTGGTTGGCGCTGGACGTCGCGCGCAACGCCCTCGAAAGCCGCATCGGCTCGCCGTGCGCGCAGGCCTACGAGTGCCCGCCCGACTTCCAGTGCGAGTTGGCGACGACGCCGCTGGCGTCGCTTTCGGTGGATCGCGTCGGCGTGACCGTCACCGCCCCGCCATCGCCGCTTCGCATCCGCCTGGACACGCTGGTGCGGCAGCCGAGCTGCGCCACCGGATGA
- a CDS encoding oxaloacetate decarboxylase: MRDPRLLDLLSDRSISLTTGVFDPLSARIAERAGFAAAMLSGYSVAATLLGEPDIGILSQTEMLEVARRTVSAVRMPILVDGDTGGGGVLNVQRLVRELVGMGAAGVFLEDQVWPKRCGHMRGKSVVPMQEHVEKLRAAAEAKGDADFIIVGRTDARAVHGLEDAIRRAHAYKAAGADVLFVEAPQSVEEMRRITGELPPPLLVNMVEGGQTPLLPLGELEGLGFEIAVYPVSAVLALGRTLERVYGYLARQGDTAGIGGELMGFDEFAQLLGIEERRASAERFGSE; this comes from the coding sequence GTGCGCGACCCACGTCTGCTCGATCTGCTCAGCGACCGTTCCATCAGCCTGACAACCGGCGTGTTCGATCCACTGTCGGCGAGGATCGCCGAGCGCGCCGGCTTCGCCGCGGCGATGCTCAGCGGCTATTCGGTCGCTGCGACGCTGCTCGGCGAGCCGGACATCGGCATCCTGTCGCAGACCGAGATGCTCGAAGTGGCACGACGCACCGTCTCCGCCGTGCGGATGCCGATCCTGGTGGACGGCGACACGGGCGGCGGCGGCGTGCTCAACGTGCAGCGGCTCGTGCGGGAGCTCGTCGGCATGGGCGCCGCCGGCGTCTTCCTGGAAGATCAGGTGTGGCCCAAGCGTTGCGGCCACATGCGCGGCAAGTCGGTGGTGCCGATGCAGGAGCACGTCGAGAAGCTGCGCGCCGCCGCCGAAGCCAAGGGCGACGCCGACTTCATCATCGTGGGACGCACCGACGCACGCGCCGTGCACGGTCTCGAGGATGCCATCCGGCGCGCGCACGCGTACAAGGCCGCCGGCGCAGACGTGCTCTTCGTCGAAGCACCGCAGAGCGTCGAGGAGATGCGCCGCATCACCGGCGAACTGCCTCCGCCGCTGCTCGTCAACATGGTCGAAGGCGGTCAGACGCCGCTGCTGCCACTGGGCGAGCTGGAGGGGCTCGGCTTCGAGATCGCGGTGTATCCGGTCAGTGCGGTCCTGGCCCTCGGGCGCACTCTGGAGCGGGTCTACGGCTACCTGGCGCGCCAGGGCGACACCGCCGGAATCGGCGGCGAGCTCATGGGCTTCGACGAGTTCGCGCAGCTGCTCGGCATCGAGGAGCGGCGGGCATCGGCTGAGCGGTTCGGCAGCGAATGA